Sequence from the Deinococcus sedimenti genome:
TCCCCGTCCTCGCCTGGGGCGACCAATGCAAGATCCCCAGCGAAGGCCAGGCCTGGCGGGTCATCCGCGCCCTGACCTCCCCACACCAAGAACTGATCAAACGCGGGTACCTCGCTGACGTCATCCTCTCCGGCCGCGGCAAAGACCAAACCGTCCGTTACGAATTCGCCCGGGACTTCACCAAGGTCGACCCGGCCCTCATGCGCAAGTTCCGGGAGTATGGCGTCGCCGACGGCATGGTCCGCAAACTCGTCCGGGAACACGGCGAGAGCTTCCTGACAGAAACCATCACCCGCTTTGCCGCACTGGTCTCCTCCGGCGTCCTGGTCGTCCGGAAAACCAAAGCCGCGGCCCTGATGCACCTGATCGCCCATCCCGACGACTACCCCTACCCGAATAAGCCCGCCCCACCCCCCACGAAAGCTGCACCAACCATGCAGCCTCTACTCGCTGAACCCAGCCTTGAAGAAGACTTCGCGGATCTGACGCCCGAGCGGGCAGCAGACCGCCTGATCCGCCGACTGGACCTGCACTACCGGAAGTTGCTCCGCGCACCGGACTACGACCAGATCCGACACCGCGTCCTCACAGGCGACATCATTCCAGCAGAACTCCTGCGAACTGCTGTATCGGCCGTCGCCGCTGGAAAACAGGAACAATTCGTGGCCAACTTGAGGCAAGCAACCGGCCACTGACAGGGATCACTCAACATCGATGTCGAGAGGTGAATTCTCTTCCCCCTGTTCCTGCCCCAACTCCACAAAGTGTCTCCGCACGACGACGCTCAACTGGCCTGCAAACGACCCAGTTCCGCCGGCCGGATGAATGGCGCGAGCGGCTCCGCCCCATCCAGCAGTTCCCCACTTGCCCGGTCGAACTGCAATTCCACGTCCCCCAGTGCCACGCGCAGAACCCGCCCGCTCAACCGTACCTTGCGCGCCAGGCGCACGCGCAACAGCGGCCCTTCGAACACGCACACCGGCACGCCTGATCCGAACAACGCCGGAATGGCCAGCCGCGCCTGACGCGCCGCCCGCTCGAATAACGCCAGGTGCACCTCGTGCACCGCCACGTACGGCGCCTCCACGTCCTGCAGCAGCGTCAGACCGTCTGCCGCCCACGTGCGCAGCAAGGTCCGATCCTCCTCAGCGAGCGCCGCCAGCCGCTCGCGTACGAGGCCCAGCGGCATCGGCGTGCCCCCACCGAACAGCGGCCACGCCCCCCGGGGATCCGTCAGAGTGGCCACCGGCGGTCCCCCCTCCGGCAGCGCCGGCAGCATCGACCGGCACCCCGAACTGGGCGGCGGCACCGACGAAGCAAGGATAGGCGAGGGCACCGGAGCCGCATCCTCCAGCACCTCGGCCCAGACAGGCAGCTCAGGTGCGACCTCCTCCACTTCCACAGCGGGTAGGACGCCCGGCATCACCAGCTGCTGCGCTGCCCACGCCTCCTTCCCATACGCGAACCGCAACACCCGCTGTGCCCGCGTCACCGCCACGAACTGCACCGCCCGCTCCTCCACCGGGTCCCCCTGACTCAGCGGCATCAACTCCGGGTGCAGAATCGTCACCCGCGGCCACTCCTTGCCCTTCGCCCGGTGCACCGACGCCAGCAGCACGTCCGCCTCCGCATCCTCCCGGCACAGCTGCCCCAGCAGCGTCAGGGCGTCCGCCTGCGTTCCCACTCCCGTGCGCCGCGACACCACCCACGCCAGGTACCGCAGGCAGCGGCCCACATCGAGGAGTTCCGTCAACGCCCGCCGGGCTCCCTGATCGCCCGTGCTCACCCGCACCTTGAGTGGCGTGGCCACCGGTTCCAGGTACGCCCGAACCAGATCGGTCACCATGTCGTTCTCGAAGTCCGGCGGGAACGCCTCGGTCACGCCCTCCCGCAGCCGCTGCGCGAGATCCCGCCCCGTCACCGCCACGCTCTGTTTCCGACTCATCAATTCCAGCGCCAGGCGGATCAGCGGCGCGTTCGTGCGGCACAACACCACGTCCCCCCGAGCGTACGTGGTTGTCTCCGCGCTGACATGCTCGACGATGCCCGGCTCCGCCCGCGACGCGGGCCGGATGAAGCTCGAGTGCGCCCGCGCGTACCGCACCACCTCACGCGGGCAGCGGAACGACACGCTCAGCGGGAGTTCGAGCGCGTCCACGCGTTCCTTGAGGCGAGACAGCGCCATGGGGTCCGCGCCCGCCCACGTGTAGATGGACTGGTCGCTGTCCCCCACGAAGATCAGTCGCCCGGGGGACGCGGACGCTCCACGCAGACCCAGCAGATGCAGGACGTACCGCTGACGCAGTGGCGTCAGGTCCTGCGCCTCGTCGACGAGCGCCAGGGACAGGCTCCCCGCCCCGTACCCGAGGGTCACCGGGAGCCACAGCAAATCCGTGAAATCCGCCGCACCCGCGTCTGACCAGAGGTCCGCACCCACCTGATGGAAGACGGGGATCAAGTCCACCAGCTCGTCGGGCTCTGCGGGCCACTGGGCCCGGTCCGCCAGCCACGCGGCCCGCTCCGGCGTCAGGAGGTGCAGGCCTTCCTCCCGCGCGATCGTCCACGCCCGCGCAGCAGGCGCATGGAGCTGCGTGCGGTCCGGGATGACCGTGGACGCGACCAGGCGGCCCTTCTCGTCGAGGATCTGCAAGGGGTTGCCCAGCTGCTGCTGCAGGAGGCGGAATCCGTGCGCGTGCAGCGTCAGGGCTCGCATCCGGTCAGGCAAGCGCGGCTGGAGGTCGGCCACCGCGTGCCGGTTGTACGCGAAGTACACGCCACGCCCCTCCAGGTGCCACGCCGCCTCACTGAGCGTGGTCGTCTTCCCGGCCCCGGCGGTCGCCCGCAGGAACAGATGCCGATTCGAGTCCGTCACGGCCGTCAGGAAGGCGCGCTGCTCCGGAGTGAAGTTCGTGGGAATGGGCCTGGACATGCGGGAACCTCCTGCCGTCACGGTACGCGGCGTAGGGGTGACCACGCCATCAGGCACCCACGCCTCGACCACCGTCGCCTCAGCGACCCTGGGTTCCACGTGAAGAGGCCCGCCATCCGGCGGGCAGGACTGGTCCTCCTGCGCAGGCACCTGATCCTGGGCGTGCACGCGGAACGCGAACGTCGCCCCCACCGGCCCCCCCTGCGCCCATCCCAGCACCACCAGGGCCCGCATCACCCCCAGCGCCCCCGCCCGGTCCATGTCCAGCGCCCGCGCGAACACCCCCAGCAGCCCACTCCGCCCCGACAGGAGCCGCGCGGCCGCCTCCACCTCCAGCAGGCCCGCCGCCGGCACCCACTGCACCGGCGCGATATACCCTGCCCGGCCCGAGCGTGTCTCCAGGCCCCCCGGGACCTCCACGGCCAGCCACGCCGCCGTGAGTTCCGCCAGCACGTCTCCTGCCCGCGCTTCCCCGACGAGTCTGGTCAGGGCCACCTGGGACAGCCGTCCATCCTGGGAGAGACGGTCGAACGCGAGCTGCGCGTCCGCGCTCAGGGTGGGCACCGCGAACCGGGCGTCCGGCGGTGTCAGTGCAGGGGTGAAGGGGATCGGGTCGGGGGTCGAGGGGATCGGGCGGGCGCGTGGGGCAGTCTTGGGCATGATGGGGTCTCCTGAACGCCACGGCTGAGCACGTGGGGTTGCAGCGCGACCTGGCCCCACCGATGCGGTGGGGCCACCCCTGAGGGGTTGCTGTGCAGTGGGGACGAGGCACGGGCCTCTCCCCACTCGCGGGTCAGTCTGCAGCGTTCTCCTGCGTCGCCCCGATCGCGTGCCGCTGCCGCTGCCCGCCCGGCAGGCTGAATTCCGGCAGGGCCTTCCCGCCACCCCGAAACATGATCAGCGTCCGGTACTTGAACTCCCCGTTCGACTCCTCCACGAGGTGCTCCGGGTCCGTCTCCCGCGCCCCACGGCTGTACTTCAGCGCCGCCGGAAGTTTCATCTTCCTGGAGTCCACGGCTTCGAGCTCCCTGAGCTTGTAGAAGCTCCCGTCGTGAATCACGCCCCGGTCTCCATCCGGGCTCGTCCACGGGGTCGCGCCGATCAGCGACCAGTCGAACGTGTCGTGCTGCGCGTACGGCAACTGGAGGCCCCCGCACGGGATCTCCCCCTCGGGCCGGTACCCTCGCCGTCCGTACTCGCGTTGCAGGGCGCGGAGTTCCTGCGGGGTGTTCGCGTACACGGTGATGCGGGTGCCGATGGCGTCGACCAGCACAAGGCTGCTGCGGTGCGGAATCTCATTCATGGGGTGCTCCTGGAGTGAGGACGAAACGGGCGTGATCGCGGTGCGGCACGCGTGAACCCCCCTGCCCTGGCCTGCCCCCCGGGCAGGCCACCCCTGATCACCCCAGCGGGTGGACCGCGCATGGTCTTGCACGCGTCACCCCCACGCACGGGACGCTCCATTCATGACCCTGCCCCCCCACCCCCACGGCGGCACCCCCGTTCCTGGCGTGTTCACCCTCCTGCGCACCCACGACGCCCCAGGCGGCCCCGTCCACACTCCACTGCACGTCCTGCACTGCCCGGAAGCGCACGCCACGCGGGTCGCGCAGGTCCTGAACGAACAGGCTGGTCACGTCCGGTACCACGTGCAGCCCCTGACCGCCCTGAGCGAAGAGGACCTCACCGAACACGCCCTGTACGTCACCACCATCCGCTTCACCCTGACCCCAGGCGCCGTGCGGTACAGCGTCAGCCAGACCCGCACGCCCAGCATCCAGGCCTTCCACCCGCCCCTGGACACCCCCACCGCGCACGGGGGCGGCTTCGCGCCCCACCTCACCGTGTGGACGCGTGACGCCGCTCTCGGCCTGCACCTCGCCCGGCATGTTCAGACCGTGCACCTGCGGGGCGTCCATCCCGCCCTGGCCGCGATGGTGCGTGACTGGGCCGCTGCCGACGTCACGGGCCGCATGGGCGCCTGGCCGCACGCCCGCCCCCTGGGTGGTCACGTCGTGTGGGTCCACCCCACTGGGACGCTGTTCGTCGTGAACGCGGCGGGCCTCAGTGTGCCCGCGGCGTTCCTGCAGGAGCACGCGGACGCCCTCGTCGGACCGGACGTGGTCTTGCCCCTGGCCGACCTGTCTGCGCACAGTAGACCCATGACCCGCACCGGAGTGGCCTCGTGACGGCCGATCAGGAAACCTTCCTGATCGCGGCCGCGCTTCTCGTGAGCGTCCTGCTCGCCGTCCTCTTCCCCTTCCCCCTCCTGCACTGGGCGGTCCTGCTCGCGTGTGGGTTCGTCGTGGCGCTGGCCCTGCTGAACGTGTGGACGCTCGGCTTTGTTCAGCCCGGCGAGCGGGTCACAGCGGCCCTCGGACGGACGCCCGTCTACCTCACTGGCGGCGTGGCTGCCGCGGGCCTCGTCACGCTGCTCCTCTGAGTCAGTCCACGTGACTCCAGGGGTTGATCTGGCCGCGCTCCATACTCCGTTGAATGCGCCCCCGGATGTCTGCCGCCTGCCGCAGGGACTGGGCGTGTTCCGGCCAGATCTCGTCCACCACGGAGAGGAACGC
This genomic interval carries:
- a CDS encoding replication initiator protein A, whose product is MKIQPRHHDDLNLSRLNLIVALDQVDMQEWSVTYESRGRIVRISCEAGVKYAVPHGLDSDVSAALINLYIEEGMPDDGRITVAATALLHLCGWHKSGKYMGLLRACLERLHQANYTVSGGWRDHPKQRWTHAKFHFIESLNFTTLDGVGLFDERSMIVLRLAEDVTASIRSGYLKPLDSEFMTSLSRPRTRVLYRVLDAARFDPENPDRQVDTLTFPVLAWGDQCKIPSEGQAWRVIRALTSPHQELIKRGYLADVILSGRGKDQTVRYEFARDFTKVDPALMRKFREYGVADGMVRKLVREHGESFLTETITRFAALVSSGVLVVRKTKAAALMHLIAHPDDYPYPNKPAPPPTKAAPTMQPLLAEPSLEEDFADLTPERAADRLIRRLDLHYRKLLRAPDYDQIRHRVLTGDIIPAELLRTAVSAVAAGKQEQFVANLRQATGH
- a CDS encoding UvrD-helicase domain-containing protein → MPKTAPRARPIPSTPDPIPFTPALTPPDARFAVPTLSADAQLAFDRLSQDGRLSQVALTRLVGEARAGDVLAELTAAWLAVEVPGGLETRSGRAGYIAPVQWVPAAGLLEVEAAARLLSGRSGLLGVFARALDMDRAGALGVMRALVVLGWAQGGPVGATFAFRVHAQDQVPAQEDQSCPPDGGPLHVEPRVAEATVVEAWVPDGVVTPTPRTVTAGGSRMSRPIPTNFTPEQRAFLTAVTDSNRHLFLRATAGAGKTTTLSEAAWHLEGRGVYFAYNRHAVADLQPRLPDRMRALTLHAHGFRLLQQQLGNPLQILDEKGRLVASTVIPDRTQLHAPAARAWTIAREEGLHLLTPERAAWLADRAQWPAEPDELVDLIPVFHQVGADLWSDAGAADFTDLLWLPVTLGYGAGSLSLALVDEAQDLTPLRQRYVLHLLGLRGASASPGRLIFVGDSDQSIYTWAGADPMALSRLKERVDALELPLSVSFRCPREVVRYARAHSSFIRPASRAEPGIVEHVSAETTTYARGDVVLCRTNAPLIRLALELMSRKQSVAVTGRDLAQRLREGVTEAFPPDFENDMVTDLVRAYLEPVATPLKVRVSTGDQGARRALTELLDVGRCLRYLAWVVSRRTGVGTQADALTLLGQLCREDAEADVLLASVHRAKGKEWPRVTILHPELMPLSQGDPVEERAVQFVAVTRAQRVLRFAYGKEAWAAQQLVMPGVLPAVEVEEVAPELPVWAEVLEDAAPVPSPILASSVPPPSSGCRSMLPALPEGGPPVATLTDPRGAWPLFGGGTPMPLGLVRERLAALAEEDRTLLRTWAADGLTLLQDVEAPYVAVHEVHLALFERAARQARLAIPALFGSGVPVCVFEGPLLRVRLARKVRLSGRVLRVALGDVELQFDRASGELLDGAEPLAPFIRPAELGRLQAS
- a CDS encoding single-stranded DNA-binding protein, which codes for MNEIPHRSSLVLVDAIGTRITVYANTPQELRALQREYGRRGYRPEGEIPCGGLQLPYAQHDTFDWSLIGATPWTSPDGDRGVIHDGSFYKLRELEAVDSRKMKLPAALKYSRGARETDPEHLVEESNGEFKYRTLIMFRGGGKALPEFSLPGGQRQRHAIGATQENAAD